GACGGACCTGATGTGGTCCTCGGTGATGGTTCCCAGCGGTGCGGTCGCGATCGCCGCCGCGTTGACGACCAGTGCGTCCAGCCGGCCGCTGCGCCGTTTCACCTGTGCGAAGAGCCGGTCGAGGTCGTCGGCGGAGCGCGAGTCGGCCCGCACCCCGACGGCATCGCCCGGTATGTCCGCGGCCGCCGCGGTCACGGCGTCCTGGTCCCGGCCCGTGATGTAGACGGTGCCGCCCCCTTCGGCGATCTTCCGCGCGGTGGCGTGGCCGATACCGGCACTCCCGCCCGTCACGACCGCGACCTTGTTGCGAAACGCGCTGCTCATCGCACTCGTCGTCCGTTCATCCGTTCATCCGTCCCTCCGGGTGGCCATCCTAGGGGAGCGTCGTGGATGACGTCCCCGGGAACGTCCTGAGGGACGCAGGTGGAGCGAGCCTGCGCCTGGTGCGGACACCGGTTCCAGAAGCCTGCGGATACTGGTACTGGCAGCACCAGGCCGACGCCTCCCGGCTCTGGCACAGTGGGCCTGTGCCGCCCACCGCGAACCGGACCGAACTACGGGAGTTCCTGCGCTCACGACGCGCGCGGGTCTCGCCCGAGGAAGCCGGCATACGCCCGGGGGGCCGTCGCCGCACCCCCGGACTGCGCCGCGAGGAGGTCGCCCAGCTGGCCGGTGTCGGCATCACCTGGTACACGTGGCTGGAGCAGGGGCGGCCGATCAACGTCAGCTCCCAGGTGCTCGACGCGGTGGCCCGCACGCTGTTTCTGGATGCCGCCGAGCGCGACCACCTCTACCGTCTGGCCGAGGTCCCTCAGCCCGCGGTCGTCAGGGATCCGCCGACCGAGCTCCCCGGCCACCTCGACACCGTCCTGGGAGCCCTGGACCCGTTGCCCGCCATGGTGGTCGACGCCCGCACCGACGTGCTGCGCTGGAACCGCGCATACGCGGCCCTGCACCCCGCTGTGGTCAGTGCTCCGCCCGGCGAGCGCAACACCCTGTGGCACCTCTTCGCGGCCCCGGAGGGGCAGCACCGCATCGTCAACCGCGACGAGCAGGCGCCCGAGGCCGTGGCAGGGTTCCGTTATCGCTACAGCCAGAACGCGGGCGACCCGCGATGGCAGGACCTCGTCGCCCGTCTGTGCACCGCCAGCCCGCTTTTTTCTCGGCTCTGGGCCAGGCACGACGTCGCTCCACCGCGCCTGTGCGACAAGCGCTACGGCATCACGGGGATCGGCGAAGTGAGCCTGCGTGCCACCGGCATGGAACTGACCGACCACCCCGGCGTCCGCCTCGTCGTCCAGACCCCCACCGACACACGCAGCCGCGAGAACATCGACCGCCTGCTGCGCCGGGCAACGCCCCTGTGACGATGGGGCCGAGGCCCGGGTACGGGCCAAGCTCCACCGCCTTGGTCCTGGACGGACTCGGTGCCCGCAGTGGGCTCGGGCTCGAGGTGGTCCGGGGGTGTCGCGGCCGTCGAGGCAGGAATCTGGAAGGTCCCCGTTGGGGTGGACTGTGCTTGGGCCGCCCGGTCCCAGCACCTGGAAGTGTGGAACACCGCCGAGCGCACGGTGTGCTATCGCCGTTCTCGGGGCTGGTTCAGGCTCGGTTTGCTCCTGCGTCGGCGAGCAGGGCCGGGTCTGTCTGCTGACTGGCCGTCAGCTCGATGTTCGGGCACCGCGTGGGCAAGCCGGGGATCTCAGCCGGCCGGTCGCAGCGTTGGAGGAAGTCGGCATACTCCACCAGTGCCTGGGGGTCCCCGTGCTCGACGGGACTGACATACCACTGCTCGGCGCGCTCGTCCTCCTCGTCCAGGTCGTCGTGGATCAGCGCGAGATTGAGATACGCGTGGACTTCTCCCTCCTCCCGGGCGGCGGCCTGGTAGTGGGGGATGGCCGCCCGCTGGCGACCGGTGTCGGCCAGGAGCAGCGCGTAGGCGAAGGGGGCCTTGTGCTGTCCCTCGGCGAGGGCTGCGCGCAGGTATTCCTCCGCCTCGGCGTGCTGGCCGCTCGGTACCAAGGCGTGGCCGAGCGGCACCAAAGCGATTGAATTCGACCCAGTCGTTCGGGGAGCCGGAGGCGAAGAGGACTCTTCCCTTGTGGATTGATTCCAGGTAGATCACATCTGTTGCGAGCAGGGAAAATGCCTGCACGTCCCGCTCCCGCGACAGGTCCAGTGGATGAGCCACGAATCGATCTCGGGCGCGCCCTTGGGGGCCGCCGCTCATCGCTTGTGATCTCAGTTCTGAGAATGCTGAAATCTTGCGGGGGTCGGCGAGTTCCTCGTCTACATAGAGGTCGATCGACGTCGTGCCTCCGACATGTTCGATCTCGCGGGCGATCCAACGGAGCAGGGCTTCGCCTTTGGGGGGTC
This DNA window, taken from Phaeacidiphilus oryzae TH49, encodes the following:
- a CDS encoding helix-turn-helix transcriptional regulator translates to MPPTANRTELREFLRSRRARVSPEEAGIRPGGRRRTPGLRREEVAQLAGVGITWYTWLEQGRPINVSSQVLDAVARTLFLDAAERDHLYRLAEVPQPAVVRDPPTELPGHLDTVLGALDPLPAMVVDARTDVLRWNRAYAALHPAVVSAPPGERNTLWHLFAAPEGQHRIVNRDEQAPEAVAGFRYRYSQNAGDPRWQDLVARLCTASPLFSRLWARHDVAPPRLCDKRYGITGIGEVSLRATGMELTDHPGVRLVVQTPTDTRSRENIDRLLRRATPL